One region of Jatrophihabitans cynanchi genomic DNA includes:
- a CDS encoding ABC transporter ATP-binding protein produces the protein MRPPTASPIVTKTGESPPSAPGAPVVLSANSLRVRYRNGALGILDVSVEVKVGQVVALFGPNGAGKTTTVRAISGFLRSEGARVIDGSVSLMGRATTNMEPSRTARIGLAFVPERKKVFASLSVRENLEALGQLPPRAERAAAFQRVYDMFPILWERRRSQAGRLSGGQQQMLAIARGLLTDPRLLIIDEMTLGLHHSLHEPLFDAVREVAAQGTSVLLVDESTGFALDVADHCYLLSAGRTRMSGPAEEFRGSELLAAGYVDAE, from the coding sequence ATGCGGCCACCAACCGCCTCACCAATCGTGACCAAAACGGGCGAGAGCCCACCAAGCGCCCCTGGCGCGCCGGTAGTCCTGTCCGCGAACAGCCTTCGCGTGCGTTATCGGAACGGCGCCCTCGGCATCCTCGATGTCTCGGTCGAGGTCAAGGTCGGCCAGGTGGTAGCGCTGTTCGGCCCGAATGGCGCCGGCAAGACCACCACCGTTCGCGCGATCAGCGGGTTCCTCCGCAGCGAAGGTGCGAGGGTCATCGACGGTTCGGTTTCGTTGATGGGGCGGGCCACCACCAACATGGAGCCGAGCCGGACAGCGCGGATCGGGTTGGCCTTCGTCCCCGAACGCAAGAAGGTGTTCGCATCGCTATCCGTTCGCGAGAACCTCGAGGCGCTTGGTCAGTTGCCGCCTCGCGCAGAGCGGGCCGCAGCGTTCCAACGGGTCTACGACATGTTTCCGATTCTGTGGGAACGTCGGCGATCGCAGGCCGGTCGACTCAGCGGCGGCCAGCAGCAGATGCTGGCAATCGCAAGAGGCCTGCTGACCGATCCGAGGCTCCTGATCATCGACGAGATGACGCTAGGTCTGCATCACAGCCTGCACGAGCCTCTGTTCGACGCGGTCCGGGAAGTTGCGGCGCAGGGCACCTCCGTTCTGCTCGTCGATGAGAGCACCGGCTTCGCGCTCGACGTGGCCGACCATTGCTATCTGCTCAGTGCCGGCCGGACCCGGATGAGCGGGCCGGCCGAGGAGTTCCGAGGCAGCGAACTGCTGGCTGCGGGGTACGTCGATGCAGAGTGA
- a CDS encoding VOC family protein, with product MNIEFLATVAVIAPDPTNSRNLYIDALGLPLQGEGDGYYHSEQIAGCKSFGIWPLSQAAQACFGTDQWPQERPVPQVSIEFDVDSAAAVSPAALELERAGHELLHGPREEPWGQTVARLQSPEGAIVGISYAPALHT from the coding sequence ATGAACATTGAGTTCCTCGCGACCGTAGCCGTGATCGCTCCAGACCCGACGAACAGCCGAAACCTGTACATCGACGCGCTGGGACTGCCGTTGCAGGGCGAGGGTGACGGGTACTACCACAGCGAGCAGATCGCCGGGTGCAAGTCTTTCGGGATCTGGCCGCTCTCCCAGGCCGCCCAAGCGTGCTTCGGAACCGACCAGTGGCCGCAAGAGCGACCCGTCCCACAGGTCAGCATCGAGTTCGACGTGGACAGCGCCGCTGCGGTCAGTCCGGCGGCGCTGGAACTCGAACGCGCCGGACATGAACTGCTGCATGGGCCTCGCGAAGAGCCGTGGGGCCAGACGGTCGCGCGATTGCAATCACCGGAAGGGGCGATCGTCGGCATCTCCTACGCGCCCGCGCTGCACACCTGA
- a CDS encoding aromatic ring-hydroxylating oxygenase subunit alpha, which yields MTANHRALRSQAPDPANSHLEVRELVLPDRVHGSIYTNPTLFTEEMRTIFHQGWVFVGHASEIPTAGDFRTTTIGQQPVIFVRGDDDVVRVLLNRCTHRGTALCVEEAGNSRRFTCAYHGWSYRTTGELHAVPQIEQYDGLDRSMFGLRPAARVATYREFVFASLGDSGQPFDDYLTVGARAYLDLVTDVAPDRRLQASAGVHKYGYDGNWKLQAENSVDAYHVPFVHRSFLQIHQRRSGQRLDSLTRGASPVIVRDLGGGHVGWDYRPINEHRADLVRPHTTQSAAERSHVDALVARDGREAAAELLRVGAAHAFIFPNLALIASQLRVIRPVTVDRTEVYLYPTLLAGAPDEVNEHRLRSHEAFYGPAGGGQADDLEIFARQQHGLDATVDPWCLIAKGMGREWHDADGRLSGYATDELASRTILGHWATLMAGAPCPI from the coding sequence ATGACTGCCAACCACCGAGCGCTGCGCTCGCAAGCACCTGACCCCGCGAACTCGCATCTGGAGGTACGAGAGCTCGTCCTACCCGACCGAGTTCACGGGTCGATCTACACGAACCCCACGCTCTTCACCGAGGAGATGCGGACGATCTTCCACCAGGGTTGGGTATTTGTCGGGCACGCCAGCGAGATCCCGACAGCCGGAGACTTCCGAACAACCACGATCGGCCAGCAGCCGGTGATCTTCGTACGCGGAGACGACGACGTCGTCCGCGTACTTCTGAACCGGTGCACCCACCGCGGGACGGCCCTGTGCGTCGAAGAAGCCGGCAACAGTCGGCGCTTCACGTGCGCGTACCACGGCTGGTCCTACCGAACGACCGGCGAACTGCACGCCGTTCCGCAGATCGAGCAGTACGACGGCTTGGATCGGTCGATGTTCGGCCTACGACCGGCAGCGCGCGTCGCCACCTATCGCGAGTTCGTGTTCGCTTCGCTGGGCGACTCCGGCCAACCCTTCGACGATTACCTGACCGTCGGCGCCCGCGCCTACCTCGACCTGGTCACCGATGTCGCGCCTGATCGTCGCCTGCAGGCGTCGGCCGGAGTTCACAAGTATGGCTACGACGGCAATTGGAAGCTCCAAGCCGAGAACAGCGTGGACGCCTATCACGTCCCGTTCGTCCACCGTAGCTTCCTGCAGATCCACCAGCGCCGCTCCGGGCAACGGCTGGACTCATTGACCCGCGGCGCTTCGCCGGTCATCGTCCGAGACCTCGGCGGAGGTCACGTGGGATGGGACTATCGGCCGATCAACGAGCATCGCGCCGACCTCGTTCGCCCGCATACCACTCAGTCGGCCGCCGAGCGGAGCCACGTCGACGCGCTCGTGGCTCGCGACGGTCGCGAGGCGGCCGCTGAGCTCCTACGCGTCGGCGCCGCCCACGCGTTCATCTTTCCGAACCTCGCGTTGATTGCCTCTCAGCTGCGGGTGATCCGGCCGGTGACGGTCGACCGGACCGAGGTGTACCTCTACCCCACCCTGCTCGCCGGCGCGCCCGACGAGGTCAACGAGCACCGGCTGCGAAGCCACGAAGCCTTCTACGGACCTGCCGGCGGAGGTCAGGCTGACGATCTGGAGATCTTCGCCCGTCAGCAACATGGGCTGGACGCCACGGTGGATCCGTGGTGCTTGATCGCCAAGGGAATGGGGCGCGAGTGGCACGACGCGGACGGCCGCCTGAGCGGCTACGCCACGGACGAACTCGCTAGCCGGACCATCCTGGGTCACTGGGCGACGCTGATGGCCGGAGCGCCATGCCCGATCTAA
- a CDS encoding aromatic-ring-hydroxylating dioxygenase subunit beta: MPDLTKARQFLYHEADLMDRHAYDDWLALWTPDAKYLIPCNEDDYDDRLHVSIVNEDHAGLCDRVARLKSSSVWAQRPKSRLSRIIGNVRFQPTGPDGLVGQATFNLTAVRHGAIDVIAGRTEHRLRATPSGLRLVEKTVWLVTIDDVMPNLTFLL; encoded by the coding sequence ATGCCCGATCTAACTAAGGCGCGGCAGTTCCTCTACCACGAGGCCGACCTGATGGACCGGCACGCCTACGACGACTGGCTCGCGCTGTGGACGCCGGACGCGAAATACCTGATCCCCTGCAACGAGGACGACTATGACGATCGACTGCACGTATCGATCGTCAACGAAGACCACGCTGGGTTGTGTGATCGAGTTGCTCGGCTGAAGAGCTCGTCGGTCTGGGCGCAGCGTCCCAAATCCCGCCTGAGCCGCATCATCGGCAACGTTCGCTTCCAGCCGACCGGCCCGGACGGCCTGGTGGGCCAAGCGACGTTCAACCTCACAGCGGTACGGCACGGAGCCATTGACGTGATCGCCGGGCGCACGGAGCATCGGCTGCGCGCCACACCCAGTGGGCTTCGCTTGGTAGAAAAGACCGTCTGGCTGGTCACGATCGACGACGTCATGCCCAACCTCACGTTTCTCCTCTGA
- a CDS encoding NAD(P)/FAD-dependent oxidoreductase — MVGDLERSRVALVVGGSIAGALAAGVLADSVDRVIVVERDPMPDAIGPRRGVPHAQHFHTLLARGRDVIESIYPGFTAETVERGAVLTCMTRECLAMRRYGWAPRFESPMSLLLLSRELIEWTVRQRARRHPRVEFLSDAAASGLVVRDGRVSGLQVRRSGSSDVEVLDADLIVDATGRQSKTPDWLVAAGYSSPEEVTVDARWGYSSCFVEVPDGFDPGYLALSALPRGRAVGDHPSRTRGAAMWVQDGDSRWILTAMGSAGDHPPADPKGFFEFIASLEYAPLDAAVAQVRVIGTPRVWRNTVNRLRRYDQATMPDGLLVVGDAFAAFNPVYGQGMTVAALAAHHLRTELAGSGLTPGTAGRVQSRIAEDALFCWRMATGADYRVEGVVGPPPPPGARELNAVMDRIEALTAEDQDLYLKFWETAQLLRDPSWMYGEEIQLRVREDWNRLGELVGADG, encoded by the coding sequence ATGGTGGGAGATCTCGAGCGATCACGCGTGGCCCTAGTTGTCGGCGGAAGCATCGCCGGCGCACTTGCGGCCGGCGTACTTGCGGACTCAGTGGACCGGGTGATTGTCGTCGAGCGCGACCCGATGCCTGACGCGATCGGGCCGCGGCGCGGGGTGCCGCACGCGCAACACTTCCATACGCTCCTCGCGCGCGGACGGGACGTCATCGAGAGCATCTACCCCGGTTTCACCGCTGAGACGGTGGAGCGTGGCGCTGTGCTGACCTGCATGACCCGAGAGTGCCTGGCAATGCGGCGGTACGGCTGGGCGCCGCGATTCGAGTCGCCGATGTCGCTGCTGCTCTTAAGCCGCGAGCTGATCGAGTGGACCGTGCGCCAACGGGCGCGGCGACACCCGCGCGTGGAGTTCCTGTCGGATGCAGCGGCCAGTGGTCTGGTCGTGCGCGACGGTCGGGTGAGCGGCCTGCAGGTCCGACGATCCGGTTCGTCCGATGTCGAGGTGCTGGACGCGGACCTAATCGTCGATGCGACCGGTCGGCAGTCGAAGACGCCCGATTGGCTCGTCGCGGCCGGGTATTCCTCGCCCGAGGAGGTGACCGTGGATGCTCGCTGGGGCTACTCGAGTTGCTTCGTCGAGGTACCGGACGGATTCGACCCCGGCTATCTCGCGCTCTCCGCGTTGCCCCGCGGTCGGGCTGTCGGTGACCATCCGTCGCGTACGCGTGGCGCCGCGATGTGGGTGCAGGACGGGGACAGCCGGTGGATCCTCACCGCGATGGGTTCGGCCGGCGATCATCCGCCGGCCGATCCGAAGGGCTTCTTCGAGTTCATCGCCAGCCTGGAGTATGCGCCACTGGACGCCGCGGTCGCCCAGGTCCGGGTGATCGGGACGCCTCGTGTGTGGCGCAACACCGTCAACCGGCTCCGTCGGTACGACCAGGCCACCATGCCTGACGGCCTACTGGTCGTGGGTGACGCATTCGCTGCGTTCAATCCGGTTTACGGGCAGGGTATGACGGTCGCGGCTCTGGCTGCCCATCACCTGCGGACGGAATTGGCTGGTAGCGGGCTGACGCCGGGCACTGCGGGTCGTGTCCAGAGCCGCATCGCCGAGGACGCGTTGTTCTGCTGGCGAATGGCGACAGGCGCCGACTATCGCGTCGAGGGAGTGGTGGGCCCTCCGCCCCCACCCGGGGCGCGTGAGCTGAACGCAGTTATGGATCGTATCGAGGCACTGACGGCCGAAGACCAGGATCTCTATCTCAAGTTCTGGGAGACCGCCCAGCTGTTGCGCGACCCGTCATGGATGTACGGCGAGGAGATACAGCTTCGGGTACGCGAGGACTGGAACCGGCTCGGCGAACTCGTCGGCGCGGACGGCTGA
- a CDS encoding epoxide hydrolase family protein yields MAVGVHEIRPFRVSVTADAMTDLHDRLSRTRWPDQLSGSGWSQGADVSYVRALCDYWLHEFDWRAAENELNGWPQYRTVIDGQTVHFLHVRSPHAEAMPLLLTHGWPGSIWEFADLLGPLTDPVAHGGRRADAFHVVCPSIPGYGWSGPTTEPGWDIQRVARMEGELMQLLGYERFGAQGGDWGSMATANLAVHIPDRLVGIHLNLVMVQPPDVVDDDLGRAELARRAELDREERGYSAIQRTKPQTLAFGLTDSPAGLAAWMLEKYRSWTDCGGDLESVLTRDMVLRNIATYWFTATVASSARLYYESHRSGRSPLPDQYVSVPTACALFPKELWRPPRAWAERAYNVVRWTEHPKGGHFAAMEQPAALAEDLREFFGPLWRRAARDPDKVSVNPQMTDC; encoded by the coding sequence ATGGCGGTCGGGGTCCATGAGATCCGGCCGTTCCGCGTCTCGGTTACCGCCGATGCGATGACCGACCTGCACGATCGTCTGAGCCGCACACGGTGGCCTGATCAGCTCTCCGGTTCCGGATGGTCACAAGGTGCAGACGTGTCATATGTGCGCGCTCTGTGCGACTACTGGCTGCACGAGTTCGACTGGCGAGCGGCGGAGAACGAGCTGAACGGCTGGCCTCAGTACCGCACTGTGATCGACGGCCAGACGGTGCACTTCCTTCACGTGCGCTCGCCGCACGCGGAGGCGATGCCGCTACTGCTGACCCACGGCTGGCCGGGCTCGATCTGGGAGTTCGCGGACCTGCTCGGGCCACTCACCGACCCGGTGGCACACGGTGGCCGTCGAGCGGACGCGTTTCACGTGGTGTGTCCGTCCATACCGGGGTATGGCTGGAGCGGCCCTACGACCGAACCCGGCTGGGACATTCAGCGGGTGGCTCGGATGGAGGGCGAGCTCATGCAGCTGCTCGGATACGAGCGGTTCGGCGCGCAGGGCGGTGACTGGGGCTCGATGGCGACGGCCAACCTGGCTGTACACATACCCGACCGGCTGGTCGGCATCCATCTGAACCTCGTGATGGTCCAGCCCCCCGACGTCGTCGACGACGACCTGGGCCGCGCCGAATTGGCGCGCCGCGCCGAGCTGGACCGCGAGGAGCGCGGCTACTCGGCCATCCAACGAACCAAGCCGCAGACGCTGGCCTTCGGGCTCACCGACTCGCCAGCCGGCCTCGCCGCTTGGATGCTGGAGAAGTATCGGTCCTGGACCGATTGCGGAGGCGACCTGGAGTCGGTGCTCACTCGCGACATGGTGTTGCGCAACATCGCGACGTATTGGTTCACGGCCACCGTCGCATCCTCGGCCCGCCTCTACTACGAATCGCACCGATCGGGCCGCAGTCCACTTCCAGATCAGTACGTGTCCGTACCCACAGCGTGTGCCCTGTTCCCCAAAGAGCTGTGGCGCCCTCCCCGCGCCTGGGCCGAACGCGCTTACAACGTGGTCCGCTGGACTGAGCATCCGAAAGGCGGGCACTTCGCCGCGATGGAGCAACCGGCTGCTCTGGCCGAGGACCTGAGAGAGTTCTTCGGCCCCCTCTGGAGGCGGGCCGCACGGGACCCTGACAAGGTGTCCGTCAATCCGCAAATGACTGACTGTTGA
- a CDS encoding cytochrome P450: MSYRDFLAAVEGRDLFVSHDAAAGHDLDIDPYAAFGRLRAEAEVVPADLHDVLGISADIMVTAQSGGYRDLTSPVFSAVSFDSVRIILKDAESFNQEITRRAYTGTFGRALNTLDPPDHSRMRAIVDQVFGRRSMASWCSDIVAPLARRTVRRALADAASDGEIELVGQLLFTYPAEVITTLLGLPEDRIGDFMRCAVAMGSFFDADLAHAGAQAITDWVREIVTDRRAAGGAEHDLIGLLINAEVDGARLEDEEILSFVRLLYPAGYETTFRALSNTLVGLLTTGQWELVARDRSLAPVAVEEGLRWEPSVLGHPRWASRDTTVCGVDIPAGSVVHAFHASANRDESRWEHAERYDLRRPRLGNSTFGFGPHTCLGMHLARFEMTAMLAALADAIPRLRLSPRATPDEYRVRGLALRSPRSIPVVVA, encoded by the coding sequence TTGAGCTACCGCGATTTTCTCGCCGCCGTTGAAGGCCGCGACCTGTTCGTCTCCCACGACGCCGCGGCCGGTCACGACCTCGACATCGATCCGTACGCGGCGTTTGGCCGGCTCCGCGCCGAGGCCGAGGTCGTTCCGGCCGACCTACACGACGTCTTGGGCATCTCGGCCGACATCATGGTGACGGCCCAGTCCGGCGGGTATCGAGACTTGACGTCACCGGTTTTCTCCGCCGTCAGCTTCGACTCGGTCCGGATCATCCTGAAGGACGCGGAGTCGTTCAACCAGGAGATCACGCGGCGCGCCTACACCGGCACATTCGGCCGGGCTCTGAACACGCTCGACCCGCCGGATCACAGTCGAATGCGGGCGATCGTCGATCAGGTCTTCGGCCGGCGCTCGATGGCCTCGTGGTGTTCTGACATCGTGGCGCCACTGGCCCGCCGAACCGTGCGCCGTGCGCTGGCCGACGCCGCAAGCGACGGCGAAATCGAGTTGGTCGGGCAACTGCTGTTCACATACCCCGCCGAGGTCATCACCACCCTCCTCGGCCTGCCGGAGGACCGGATCGGCGACTTCATGCGCTGCGCCGTGGCCATGGGCTCGTTCTTCGATGCTGATCTCGCCCACGCGGGAGCGCAAGCCATCACCGACTGGGTACGGGAGATCGTCACCGATCGCCGCGCAGCGGGCGGCGCCGAGCACGACCTGATCGGCTTGCTCATCAACGCAGAGGTCGACGGCGCCCGGCTCGAGGACGAGGAGATTCTCAGCTTCGTCCGCCTGCTCTACCCGGCCGGCTACGAGACCACGTTCCGGGCCCTCTCGAACACGCTGGTCGGCCTGCTCACCACCGGCCAGTGGGAACTCGTGGCGCGCGATCGATCCCTGGCCCCGGTTGCGGTCGAGGAGGGTCTGCGCTGGGAACCCTCCGTCCTTGGGCACCCGCGTTGGGCGAGCCGAGACACCACGGTGTGCGGCGTCGACATCCCGGCCGGCAGCGTCGTGCACGCGTTCCATGCGTCCGCGAACCGGGACGAGTCGCGGTGGGAACACGCCGAGCGGTACGACCTGCGGCGCCCACGCCTGGGCAACAGCACCTTCGGCTTCGGCCCGCACACGTGCTTAGGCATGCACCTGGCCCGGTTCGAGATGACGGCGATGCTGGCCGCGCTCGCCGACGCGATACCGCGACTGCGCCTGTCTCCCCGCGCGACTCCCGACGAGTACCGGGTCCGCGGACTCGCTCTCCGATCGCCGCGGAGCATTCCCGTCGTCGTTGCATGA
- a CDS encoding type 2 periplasmic-binding domain-containing protein, with protein MDVSCGSRVSGPRIAYISDDIIVEQAFVAAGLGVTTSPRMALRSHHAAGVYASDIPHFCRHIYVTTYGEPPDPPATAAFVAALQHAVTDPSWRTVVDTSD; from the coding sequence ATGGACGTGTCGTGCGGCAGCCGCGTAAGCGGGCCGCGTATCGCCTACATCAGCGACGACATCATCGTCGAACAGGCCTTCGTCGCCGCCGGACTCGGCGTGACCACCTCTCCGCGGATGGCGCTGCGCTCACATCATGCGGCGGGGGTATACGCGAGCGACATCCCGCACTTTTGCCGCCACATCTACGTCACGACCTACGGCGAGCCACCCGATCCGCCAGCCACCGCGGCCTTCGTCGCGGCCTTGCAACACGCCGTCACCGACCCGAGCTGGCGGACCGTCGTCGATACCTCAGACTGA
- a CDS encoding N-acyl-D-amino-acid deacylase family protein — protein sequence MYDVVIRNGTVVDGTGSPSTTADIAVLDGVIAEVGVVAGSARTEIDATGLMVTPGFVDVHTHYDGQVSWDSLLAPSSLHGVTTVVMGNCGVGFAPVAPDRHDWLIGLMEGVEDIPGSVLSEGMTWGWESVAEYLDVIDTPHAIDFAVQIPHDAVRTYVMGERGADHESVATADELAEMRRIIVDGVRAGAIGWSTGRTPAHKTATGLPTPSMTAPPEELISLSAGLADVQAGVIDVMSDFLSEATEMELIRQISLTSRRPMSITMLQRDAEPDAWRTWLTQFAEISRESGSPIVGQVSVRAIGLMLGWDLTFHPFVGHPTYRALADLPLPERVAELRRPEIRSRILAEQTESDDAYLHRLIASMDRIYRLGDPPDYEPVADQSLAAIGQRAGVDPLAVAYDHMMEMDGQALLYFPTLNYFYGDLEDVREMLEHENTVPALGDGGAHCGAVVDASFPTTLLTHWGRDRVRGERLPVEWLIKRQTMDTARTVGLLDRGRIAPGYRADLNVIDFENLNAKHPYVAYDLPAGGRRVMQEATGYVATIVAGEVTFENGRHTGALPGRLVRGAQPAPAPELKSSENR from the coding sequence ATGTACGACGTCGTGATTCGCAACGGAACCGTGGTCGACGGGACGGGCAGTCCATCGACCACCGCCGATATCGCCGTCCTCGACGGCGTCATCGCCGAGGTGGGTGTCGTTGCCGGATCGGCGCGCACCGAGATCGACGCCACTGGATTGATGGTCACGCCGGGCTTCGTGGATGTCCATACCCACTACGACGGGCAGGTCTCCTGGGATTCACTGCTCGCGCCGTCGTCTCTTCACGGCGTGACCACCGTAGTGATGGGTAACTGCGGGGTCGGGTTTGCGCCGGTGGCGCCGGATCGGCACGATTGGCTGATCGGGCTGATGGAGGGCGTCGAGGACATCCCGGGAAGCGTGCTGTCAGAAGGAATGACCTGGGGCTGGGAGTCGGTGGCCGAGTACCTCGATGTGATCGACACACCGCACGCCATCGACTTCGCCGTTCAGATCCCGCACGACGCTGTCCGTACCTATGTGATGGGTGAGCGGGGCGCCGACCACGAGTCTGTCGCTACTGCGGACGAACTTGCCGAGATGCGCCGGATCATTGTCGATGGTGTGCGGGCCGGGGCGATCGGTTGGTCGACCGGGCGCACTCCGGCCCACAAGACGGCTACTGGGCTACCGACGCCGAGCATGACCGCACCACCGGAGGAGTTGATCAGCCTGTCGGCGGGATTGGCCGACGTGCAGGCCGGAGTCATCGACGTGATGTCGGACTTCTTGTCCGAGGCCACGGAGATGGAGTTGATCCGTCAGATCTCTCTGACGTCGCGTCGTCCGATGTCGATCACCATGCTTCAACGCGATGCCGAGCCTGATGCCTGGCGTACGTGGCTAACACAGTTCGCCGAGATCAGCCGCGAGAGCGGAAGCCCGATCGTAGGCCAGGTTTCCGTGCGGGCCATCGGGCTCATGCTCGGTTGGGATCTCACGTTTCATCCATTTGTGGGGCATCCGACCTACCGCGCCCTGGCCGACCTTCCACTGCCTGAACGGGTTGCCGAGCTGCGGCGTCCGGAGATCCGGTCCCGCATTCTGGCCGAGCAGACCGAGAGCGACGACGCGTACCTGCATCGCCTGATCGCGTCGATGGACCGAATCTACCGATTGGGTGACCCGCCGGACTACGAGCCCGTCGCCGACCAGAGTCTGGCCGCGATCGGCCAGCGCGCCGGAGTCGACCCACTGGCTGTTGCGTATGACCACATGATGGAGATGGACGGTCAGGCGCTGCTGTACTTCCCGACGCTGAACTACTTTTACGGCGACCTCGAGGACGTGCGCGAGATGCTCGAGCACGAGAACACGGTTCCGGCGCTCGGCGACGGCGGCGCGCATTGCGGCGCGGTCGTCGATGCAAGCTTCCCGACAACGCTGCTGACGCACTGGGGTCGCGACCGTGTCCGCGGTGAACGACTGCCGGTGGAATGGCTCATCAAGCGTCAGACCATGGACACGGCGCGGACCGTCGGTCTGCTCGACCGAGGCCGAATCGCCCCTGGCTATCGCGCCGACCTCAACGTCATCGATTTCGAGAACCTGAACGCCAAACATCCGTACGTCGCGTACGACCTGCCCGCGGGTGGACGCCGGGTGATGCAGGAGGCGACGGGCTATGTCGCCACCATCGTGGCCGGCGAGGTCACGTTCGAGAACGGTCGACACACGGGTGCCCTTCCCGGTCGACTCGTGCGCGGCGCCCAGCCAGCGCCGGCGCCCGAACTGAAGTCCAGCGAGAATCGCTAG